TCTTCTACCTCTCTTAGCAACTACGATCAAACAATCGTTTTGTGGCCAGAAAATCGGGACACAGCAGGACGGAAAACGGTTTTAGTTTTACCCTCCCACCCCCACCCCTCTGCGAGAGAACCTCAGTACTTCCTTCGACGAAGTAAAGCAGTGCGGACGGCCATGGACGGAGCGAGCTGCTAGGCTGACGAGGACAAACCTTCGGGTAGGGCGCTGGGTTCAGCCGCGCTCTTCACAGTGTGGCGGAGTAGCCAGTTGTTTTCGTAATGTAAATCCCAAAGCCCGTCGTCGTGTTTCGTCTCCCGTGTCACATCCGTCCTTTGCACGCACGGTGCTAGCTGTTGCTGGCGTACACAGATGAATTGCTTCCTGCGTGTGACGTGAgggtctgtttttttgtttgctggcgaaggaaaaaaagtgcGTCGAGGAAGCGTGTGTTGGAACGACTATCGATCCTATCGACTGTTTGGATTGGGAGGTGGAAAGGGAAAAACGTCGGCGTGCATTTAGGGCCACGCAGTATGCCTTTCGGTGACAGTGGCAGTTGTGAATCAGCTTACTCTACCACCCCCCgcgaaggcagcagcagcagcagcatcattggATGGAGTTCCGTGTGATGTGCTCCGGGACTAACGACGGCCAACATGAGGAACGTTCTATCGAGTGTTTACCTTTCCACGAGCATACTGCACGCCTGCAGCGCTATACCGATCCCGTACGTCCATACAGGTGAGCGAGTGCGATGCAGAATGTTGCATTAAATGTCAATCGTCTGTCTGTCTGACTGTCGAGGCGCGATCGTGTGTGCTGCGTTTGTTGATTagcaactgcagcagcagcagcagcacgagcagCGGCAGCTGTCTGTTTGCAGCAGGCCGATGCAAGTGTGGCCTTGCACCATTACATAAAACCGTGCCGTAAAGGTAAACGATGAACCCATTCAAGAGCGTGCAAATTTGCTCCCTTTCCCGTACAGGACAGCATGATGCCGTGATCTTCGGGATGCTGGCCTGCCTGGGGCTCGGCTCCTTCATAATGGGGTTTTGCATTTTCTGCAAAAAGAAGAGTGGCAAATTTAAGGTACGTAACAGCGCCCGATTCGGTGTCAAATTTCAACGAGGACGACTCGAAAACTGGCTAATTTCCCCGTGTGCATTACAGAAATTCAAAGACGGGGACATCATACAGGAAGTGATATCGACGGAGTATCCCATCCTGAAGGCGCTGAATGTGCTGGAATCTTCGGTACCGTGTGCCGTCATCCCGTCGAGCCCGAACAACGTACGTAAGCCGGtttcctttgtgtgtgtgtgtgcgtgtgcgtgcgcaCAACAGACAATGGCAAACAGAAAACCAACCAGTCGGTAACGGTTTGTCTAACCTCTTTTAGCTTTCCACTGATAATCTGCTGGACAAGATTGAAACCTATCAGCTCGATGTggacgaccaccaccaccaccggcacgaTTCGTACTGTACGCGACGAAGCGACCCACTGACCTGCACGTACGACGAGTTCGACCCGAACGACGAGTCGGACGAGCGGACGGAGCGGACGGCCACGACGGCGACGGTGGAACCGGTGGTCGGCGACGAGCCGCTCCTGTTCTCCGACGTGTTCGACGAGTCGCTCGAGCGGAGCGAAAAGTGCAACCTGACGGCGGTGTCCGCCGCACTGCCTACGTCGTCCggcgaggaggacgaggatgGGTTgcctccaccgccaccgccgccacgaTCGGACgcggaggaggacgaggacgagcgGCGCCCGCTGGTGAGCGACGATAGTGTTGACGAGGCGGCTGCTACGACCGCCACGACCATTACGGTCACGGCGACGGCGGCCCAGTCGGCCGACGCGATCAGCATCGAGGAGGCGCTGCGTGCGCTCGACATTGCGATCGAGGGcgaggaggatgaggaggacgaggaggacgaggaggacgagggGCAGGCGACACCGTTGAACGGAAGCGATGACGATGGTTCGATGTCGCGCTCGATCTACTCCGAGCCACCGCACGAGGAGGCCGCACCGATGGTGGAAGAGGAAGCGGAGGTTGAGCCAGAACCAGAGCCGGAGCCTGAGCCGGAGCCAGAGATGAAGCCAGAGATGGAGCCAGCGATGGAGCCAGCGATGGAGCCCGCTCTTAAGCGGGAAGATGTCGAGCAGCAGGCAGCAGAACTGGTGGACGACGTGCTTTACAAATGCCAGTACATGCTGCAGATGATGGACGCCAACGGGAGTAACCTTTCGCCGCTCGAGGCGGACGAGTTTTCGCCCACCAACTCGTGGGGGAACATATTCGACGGGTGGGGCAACCTGGAGCTGGACGAGAATGTGTCCTTCGCGCCGCtggacgacgacaacgacgacgacgcgtgGTGGAAGGGACCGCTGGAACCGTTCGACGGTAGCGAGGACGACCATGGGTGGAATCGTGCTGGCAACGATCCATTCCAGGACGATCATACGTTCGATCTGCTGCGCCAACAGCTGAGCCAGCTCCTGCCACCCCAGGGCAATGTAGGTCGAAAcgaggtggggggggggggggggttcatTTCAACTCGTTGAGCTTTAACTATTTACTTTACCTTCCAATAGGATTGTGCCGGTGGAGCTCTTCGCACCGAGAACGATCACGATCAGTAAGTGTTTGCCTGTGACCGTTATTTGTATTACTGTTGGGTAgatctgattcagattcatgggtagatctgattcagattcatgaatctaaatgaatctttgaaatgattcaatgaatctcGTTTGGAATGATtcaatctcgaaagattcatgaatctcaaaagattcTTATATTTCGAAAGATAAACGAATCATtagggattcatgaatctctaggGATTCATAAGGCTCTACCAAATGATAAAGATTTAGCTTTTTATTGTCcttctttttggcgtaacaacctacgtggtcatgccaTGAATCATAAATCATGAATCCCTGGAgatatatgaattttaataGTTTTAGGAATCTTACAGATTTAATGaaagagattcatgaatatttagaGACTCTTGATtctttgaagattcgtgaatctttagagattcatgaatctttgaagattcgtgaatctttagagatccATGAATATTAGAAGATTCGACAAGAAATTCGAATCAATCATCACTGAAGATCCATATGAATGAATATTTACGAAAGATTaatgaaacccaacactaaaTATGTATTGTCGTGTGTACTTACcctacttttttttgttgcttgcagAGCGCCCGGTGGAAGCCCGAAAGCGCAGGGCAACGGGGGGACCGATTACGACCGGCCGGAGCGCGAGACGGAGGAGAACGAAATCATCATCAACTACAACCGGTCGCTGTCGCCCATTTTGGAGGAGAACGAGGACGAATGCAGCTTGCCCCCGTCGGTCAGCGTCGCGCACTGTTCCAACATTGTGGAGAGTACGATAGTAAGGTAGCTTTCTTTGTCGTCTCTCTGGCTGTAGGGAAAATAGGAAAGTGAACCGTGACCGCTAAATCTTACCTCTTTTGCCACTCTTCAGCACTGAGGGACCGGTGGTGTGCGAAGCGACCGAATCGGTGCCCGCCCTCGCCCGGCGAAGCTCTCTAACGGCGTCCAATGACACGCTGTTCAACCTGGAGGACGTGCTGGAGGACCGCTGCCTGACGCCGCCCCAGGACGATACATTCCCCGcgagcagccgcagcagcagcaacaccgcATCACCCCGGACTATGCTGGTCGAGGCCAGCAATGGCGATGCGAGTGGGCTAGAGAAATTGTACACCTTCTCATCGCGCCTCatgccagcaccagcaccaccaccactgtccTCTCACGGTGGTGGCGCTACCCGGCCGGACGATCATCTACTACTGCATCACacccaccacctccaccataatcataatcatcacCTACATCAGCGGCATCACGTACTGCTGTCCTCGATCTGTTTGGACGATTTAAGCGTCGATGATCTCGGCATGGAGTCgcctccaccgccaccgccaccaccaccatcctcgCAGCCGTCGACCGTTGGCGGGGGAGGCAGCAGTGCGGGCGGGCTACTCATGGCCGAAACGAAGCAAGATCTTCCCTCCTCGGCCTAACAAGGGGAGTAGCAGGAGCGCGCTacggtttctttttctttttcgatatctttagttttttttagtaGATCTGAGCTTCTGGTGATGGTGGCAGTAGACCAAACCGGTGTAGTGTAGACACTGTGACCCAACAAAGggtcacacacatacacacaaagcacacacacacacattcatccCTTCTCGTCTACTCCTACAGACTGCTGTTTGAGCAGCAAACAAATCTTAGTACTGATTTGTACATAAATGTGACTGTGAGCGAGTGTGCAACTGTTAGTAGGTTTCCTCCGTTTGGATGTATTGTTAATCATTATGAAAGGGCGATGCGCGTACATCACACATCCAGCTGGGGGAGAAAACACTTGGAACTGGAAGTATTTACCGCCCCATAAGTAAGACACTCGTGGCTCGGTTGATTACTCGGTTGGGAGGAATGCCCGTACTAAAGGTACGGGCTTTTGTGAATATGCGGTTGTTTAGTTAATTATTGTGTATTCCGTAGCTAAAACGGACACGGTCGGATTGGACCCCGAGTAACCGATATTGATGTGTTGGTGTGATTCCGTGTGTGATTGTATTGTGTGGTACTAATACTCCCcgcacacaacagcaacaccaacaaagGACACAACAAACTATCAGAGAAACTCAGTTCGTCGTTTAGTTACTTATTGAATAGTGTCAATTCTCAACCCCCGCCCCATGTTGTACAACAGTAAGCATTCGACTTCACCCTCATCCCCTTGCAAAGCACCCATTTACCCTGCTGCGTGTAATGCACACTAATCTTTCACCGCTTTTCCCTTCCCCTTCCCATTCGTTATTTATGCACACAAGCCCCTCACACACAAGCGGGTGCTGGTGGGTTAACTTAATCGTGAAGTTTCCGTatcagtttttttattttatttttttgcgatCCCGCATCATCTTATCCGTTTGCATTCTTGCGCATCTTACGTTGTAGCGAATAGAAAATTGTGGAAACTGATGGATGCTGAATTCACCCCTTCCCCATTTCCTTTACACACGTAGAGGGacggaatgaaaaaaaaaatgccccaCTCCACACCCTGTAAGAAAACTAGAAGAAATGTGACAAAATAGATTGCCTAAGATTTGTAAACTATTACAAAAAAGAGTAATCGaataatcgattttttttctgaagtCGAAGAAAATTTGAGAAATCGAACCGCACTTGGATCGATAACCAGAAACCTTTTGGCGACTTAAATGGTAAGATGTATTGTTACTAATTCTATGATTTAGCATTACTTTTAGCTACTCTAtctggatttttttgttgttggaaaTTACACTTAAATCTGGATTACAGAGAAGGTCGAAAAGCTCAGAAAAAGAATCGCTGATCCAGATTTTCCAGGCGCTCACACGGTACCATAATTTtagatgtatttttttcgtaCGTTTCATCATAAGGAAAGTATGTAAACCaatttaaacgattttttgCTCCATAATCATAACTATACCTTCACtttctataaccacctacccgggtaagcCATACATTTCATATATGAGaattaacattttttatttttgtgaaaaaacgtatcttttattcaattttatgttttattttttaaaaaaagagtTGTCCCACTGTGTTGTAACTTTCGGTTAGGAAGGTAGAATTATAGAAGTAAGTGGAGGAAatagattttgttttaaaaaaagtatattaaattaattgcttTAAATCAATGTTTCACACCACTGTATTTCTATGTATTTTtaccaataaaacaataaccaATAAGATTCTTtaataagtttaaaaaaaatatttgtagtTAATGAGCAAAAATATCCGGGATAGGTAGTTAATGAAAAGAAGGTTAAATGtaaatttgcaaatttataattttacaATAGTTTTCCCCTTTTATATGTTCATATATTATATAGCTTCTACCTTAAGTTTTCTCGCGCTTAcctatgtttttttctgtatttaGTCCTAAAATTGTGAAATATTTCCCACACAGCGAGTTTAGTACATTCACCTAAGCCAACTACATTTACCTTTACTGCACGCACTGTAAGCACGCGCGCTGTCGGAAAAAAGTGTAcgacacacgcgcgcacgcgaacCCCTAcctaccgtgtgtgtgtgtgtctgtgtgccgGTGTGTTATCCTGCTCTGTTGTTTTTCCACCTCATTCGCCTTCCACTAGTAGGCCACGGAGGGTGGAGAGGGAGCAATGGAAGCGTACAGCCGCGcgataacaaaacaaacctgcCCCCAGCCCACCGACGGACGGACCCAGGCTCGGTCGGTCGAGAACTGTCACAATCAGCTGACTGGTCCAcggaggggaaaaaacaggACGAACGCGCGCGTTCTCGCCGGCGCTGCCGTCATCGGTTCgtaaacacacgcgcgcgtccGCAAAATGGAGGGGAGAGAAGACGGCGTCGGCAGCAGCGAAGGGGAGGGCCGGCGGCGCAAGGGCAAAAGGGAGAGGATATCGATTTTTCACAACCAGCCTTCATTTTGGAAGACGGAACGCAAAATCCTGCTCTGCTGTCGTCGTCGAGGGCGTTACGGGTAGCGGGACGCCTTTCTTTGTGGTGAAAATTGTTTCCCCTTTTGCTTTTCCCATCGGTAGTGTTAGGTGACTAGGAGTTGGGCTAGTTATCTTCAAAGGTGTCCACGGAGGAGCAGCGAGGATGGAGCTGTACGATTCGGCACGGTATGGGTCGGTGTTTAACAGCATTTTCCTGTCGACCGAAACGTCCGAATCGGGCGAGCACGGAACCGCGGGCTCGAAAAAGGACCCGAAGGCgaagcagctgcagctgctgctcgagcCCAACCTGGACCGGTACGAGATTGCCTCGAACGCGTCCCGCTTTGCCGTCTACCATGCGGTGCGGTCGATTGTGCTGGAACGGGAAACCACCACCAGAGCGACGGTCTCGTCCATGCGAATAATCGATACGGCGCTGGACGAACCAAAGTCGGTCGGTCGGGGCGAGTCCGGTGCGACGCAGCGCGTGCCCCAGATAGTGCTGGCCGGGCTGGACAGCCTGTACGGCATCATAGCGGAAACGCGCCAGAGCCAGCCCCGGATCGCGACCAAGGCGCTCCGCTCGCTGTA
This genomic interval from Anopheles merus strain MAF chromosome 3L, AmerM5.1, whole genome shotgun sequence contains the following:
- the LOC121599479 gene encoding uncharacterized protein LOC121599479, whose protein sequence is MRNVLSSVYLSTSILHACSAIPIPYVHTGQHDAVIFGMLACLGLGSFIMGFCIFCKKKSGKFKKFKDGDIIQEVISTEYPILKALNVLESSVPCAVIPSSPNNLSTDNLLDKIETYQLDVDDHHHHRHDSYCTRRSDPLTCTYDEFDPNDESDERTERTATTATVEPVVGDEPLLFSDVFDESLERSEKCNLTAVSAALPTSSGEEDEDGLPPPPPPPRSDAEEDEDERRPLVSDDSVDEAAATTATTITVTATAAQSADAISIEEALRALDIAIEGEEDEEDEEDEEDEGQATPLNGSDDDGSMSRSIYSEPPHEEAAPMVEEEAEVEPEPEPEPEPEPEMKPEMEPAMEPAMEPALKREDVEQQAAELVDDVLYKCQYMLQMMDANGSNLSPLEADEFSPTNSWGNIFDGWGNLELDENVSFAPLDDDNDDDAWWKGPLEPFDGSEDDHGWNRAGNDPFQDDHTFDLLRQQLSQLLPPQGNDCAGGALRTENDHDQAPGGSPKAQGNGGTDYDRPERETEENEIIINYNRSLSPILEENEDECSLPPSVSVAHCSNIVESTIVSTEGPVVCEATESVPALARRSSLTASNDTLFNLEDVLEDRCLTPPQDDTFPASSRSSSNTASPRTMLVEASNGDASGLEKLYTFSSRLMPAPAPPPLSSHGGGATRPDDHLLLHHTHHLHHNHNHHLHQRHHVLLSSICLDDLSVDDLGMESPPPPPPPPPSSQPSTVGGGGSSAGGLLMAETKQDLPSSA